From a region of the Rhipicephalus microplus isolate Deutch F79 chromosome X, USDA_Rmic, whole genome shotgun sequence genome:
- the LOC119187765 gene encoding RPA-interacting protein A: MASPCASVLSRHQILYKSKTPPWKETYRNQCRERLRKGRQALFDSFRSTGDACHSEQQLRRSVTEVVRQELDIFRGASSANSIARSQESATAEVPWDETELNELLMEETFAALLEEEYNIWKQYESVLALQSQEVDAAVHMWSSDVVVCPVCLRNDLDKKEGRITCACGLMIHTALSLTEVRLCVERVIESHSSRCPSSPTFSMIAASEPALLCLCNYCDFMSSVL; this comes from the coding sequence ATGGCGTCTCCTTGTGCGTCGGTGTTGTCGCGGCACCAGATTCTTTACAAGTCCAAAACACCGCCTTGGAAAGAAACGTATCGAAACCAGTGCAGGGAGAGGCTTCGAAAAGGAAGGCAAGCCTTGTTCGACTCCTTCAGAAGTACCGGGGATGCATGTCACAGCGAGCAACAGCTCCGTCGCTCGGTTACAGAAGTTGTTCGGCAGGAGCTGGACATATTTCGAGGTGCGTCGTCTGCGAACTCTATAGCCAGGAGTCAAGAAAGTGCGACTGCTGAAGTACCCTGGGACGAAACTGAATTGAACGAACTGCTAATGGAAGAGACTTTTGCTGCGTTGCTGGAGGAGGAATACAACATTTGGAAGCAGTACGAAAGCGTGCTGGCATTGCAAAGTCAGGAAGTGGATGCTGCTGTACACATGTGGAGCAGTGATGTTGTGGTATGTCCCGTCTGCCTCAGAAACGATTTGGACAAGAAAGAAGGCCGCATAACTTGTGCTTGCGGACTAATGATCCATACTGCACTGTCTTTGACAGAAGTCCGGCTGTGTGTCGAGCGCGTTATTGAGTCTCATTCGTCACGTTGCCCATCGTCTCCAACTTTTTCAATGATCGCAGCATCTGAACCTGCCTTACTGTGCCTTTGTAACTACTGCGACTTCATGAGCAGCGTGCTCTGA
- the LOC142776018 gene encoding uncharacterized protein LOC142776018 has protein sequence MREITDHADAMPSGGPSYGSYCCVSWCFNNGRTHKKPGTSFFRIPRDGRMKAWMQYAGRDDLLSKPASLLYATYRVCSDHFTAQSFTDPGHTRLTRMAVPSVQPAAPCGSSHVAGERISADFVLPEKTLTSRSALTKGTCVTGHSQDCSDSTVRGTEQASQDPPEDVSANSSTPECPRENVRSCVPATMSPSMKYKQTIKHLQAKVAAQRTHQYFTMLKAYHVPSKLFGNLTVPSEAAFAYVQQLESHFLAMIEATAHHLKVCDVLYHHLSSVGDFHFCSAGCHAKFLKMFCRVRLCWHVRFVN, from the exons accacgccgatgccatgccgtccggcggtccaagctacggcagctactgctgtgtatcgtggtgcttcaacaatggcagaacccacaaaaagcctgggacgagtttcttccgcataccacgggacggcag gatgaaagcatggatgcagtatgctggacgcgatgatctcctgagtaagccggccagcctattgtacgcaacgtacagggtttgtagcgaccattttactgctcaaagtttcacggaccctgggcacacaaggcttacaagaatggctgttcccagtgtgcaaccagctgcaccat gtggcagctcccatgtagctggtgaaagaatttctgctgacttcgtcttgccggagaaaaccttaaccagtcgttcagctctcacaaaaggaacttgtgtgaccg gccactcgcaagattgttccgacagcactgtccgaggcactgaacaagcttcacaagaccctccagaagacgtctccgccaacagctccacgcctgagtgccctagagaaaatg tgcgttcctgtgtgccagcgacaatgtctccatcaatgaagtacaagcaaaccattaaacatctgcaagccaaagtagcagcacagcggacccaccagtatttcacaatgctcaaagcataccacgtccccagcaaactttttgggaatctcactgtgccatcagaagcagcttttgcatacgtacaacaacttgaatctcactttcttgccatgattgaggccactgcacatcacctgaaagtgtgcgatgttttgtatcaccatctgtcaagtgttggcgattttcatttctgctctgctgggtgtcacgcgaagtttctgaaaatgttttgccgggttcgtttatgttggcatgtgcgttttgtgaactga